The genomic segment GCGGCGCCGAGGCAGGGCTCTCCACGGCTCTGCAGGACAGGCTGCGCCTGGATGAGCCGCGCGTGAAGGCCCTCGCGGCCTCGGTACGTGAGATCGCCGCGCTGCCCGACCCCGTCGGACGCGTGCTGGATGAGCGGACGCTCCCCAACGGTGTGTCGCTCACGAAGATCGCGGTGCCCTTCGGCGTGGTGGGGTCCATCTACGAAGCGCGTCCCAACGTGACCGTCGACATCGCTGCGCTCGCCCTGCGTTCAGGGAATGCGGTGGTGCTGCGCGGTGGGACGGCCGCCGAGCGCACGAATGCGGCGCTCGTCCAGGCCATGCGCGCCGCACTCGCCGAGCGAGGCCTCGATCCCGAGGCGATCCAGACGGTCGACGATTTCGGGCGAGAGGGCGCGCGTGAGCTCATGCATGCCCGGGGTATCGTCGATGTCCTCGTGCCGCGCGGCAGTGCGCAGCTGATCGAGACCGTGGTGACCGAGTCGTCCGTCCCGGTCATCGAGACGGGCGCCGGCGTCGTGCACATCGTCCTCGACCAGAGCGCACCGCTGGAATGGGCCCGCGACATCGTCGTCAACGCCAAGACGCAGCGTCCGAGTGTCTGCAATGCGGTCGAGACGGTGCTCGTGCACCGCGCGGCTGCCGAGCGACTCGTGGGACCGGTGGTCGAGGCCCTCCAAGAGGGCGGCGTCACGGTGCACGGCGACGAGTCCGTCGCCCGGCTCGCCCCCGGGGTGGTCCCCGCCACCGACGAGGACTGGGCGGCCGAGTATCTCAGCCTCGACCTGGCGATGCGCGTGATCGACGACCTCGACGATGCGCTCGACCACATCCGCCGGTATTCCACCCACCACACCGAATCGATCGTGACCGCGGACGCGGCCAGCGAGGCGCGCTTCCTGGCGGAGGTGGACTCGGCGGTCGTCATGGCGAACACGTCGACGCGCTTCACGGACGGCGGCGAGTTCGGGTTCGGCGCCGAGGTCGGCATCTCCACGCAGAAGCTGCACGCTCGTGGGCCCATGGGCCTTGCGGAGCTCACCAGCTCCAAGTG from the Microbacterium atlanticum genome contains:
- a CDS encoding glutamate-5-semialdehyde dehydrogenase; this translates as MTTIATTARERMLLAKDAARTVGLLGDEAKRDALLAIADAIEAATEQIVSANAEDLRRGAEAGLSTALQDRLRLDEPRVKALAASVREIAALPDPVGRVLDERTLPNGVSLTKIAVPFGVVGSIYEARPNVTVDIAALALRSGNAVVLRGGTAAERTNAALVQAMRAALAERGLDPEAIQTVDDFGREGARELMHARGIVDVLVPRGSAQLIETVVTESSVPVIETGAGVVHIVLDQSAPLEWARDIVVNAKTQRPSVCNAVETVLVHRAAAERLVGPVVEALQEGGVTVHGDESVARLAPGVVPATDEDWAAEYLSLDLAMRVIDDLDDALDHIRRYSTHHTESIVTADAASEARFLAEVDSAVVMANTSTRFTDGGEFGFGAEVGISTQKLHARGPMGLAELTSSKWLARGAGQVRA